The Hyphomonas sediminis genome contains the following window.
GGGCGGCGGCAACTTCATCCAGATCGATCGGATCGACCTTGCCGCCGGGCAGCGCGACCTGGCCGGCATGATCGGCCATCGTCTGCGGGCGCAGGGTGAGCAGCAGGGTTGGCCCCTCATTGCGCGGGATGACGCCGAAGAGCACGGCGGCGGGCCGGATGATCGCGACTTCCTCGGGCGTGAGGAAATCCATGTCGCCCATATCCTCAAGCCGCCCCTGCCCGGCGGGCGGGTCGAGCTTGGCGGTCACGCGCTCAATGAAGTCATCAAGATTGCGAAAGGACATTGCCAGCCTATGCCGCAGGTCCGAGCGGAAAGAAAACCCCCTTGCTCCAGACCCCGAGCACATTCTCGTCATCCGGCGAGGGCTCGGCGAGGCCTGCGAGTTCGTAGAAAACCGGTCGGGCGAGCTTTGCCTCCAGGCGGCCACGCACGAGGACGTATGGCGCAGGCTCGCCGGTTTCGGCGTCCGTTTCGACGCGGAGGGGGCAATCGGGGCCAGCGAAGGTGACGTCGCCAAGCGTGGTGACGAAGCCGAGCTGCTGATCCCTTCCCGGCGCGCCGAGAACATCCATGCGGCCCGCGATGAACGGGGCGTCTTCCACATGCACGATCACTTTCTCGTAGGGCGTGACGAGGAAGGTGCGCCCGTCGGCGTCCTTGCGCAGGATGCGGGCGAAGAGTTTGACCAGCCGGTCGCGCTTGATCTGGCCGCCCTCGTGCCACCAGCTGCCATCGGCGCGGATTTCCATGCCGATATCCTTCTCTCCGGAAGGATTCCATTTCTCCACAGGCGGGAGATCAGCGCCAAACTTGCCTTCCGGCAGGATCGCCTTAAGCGTTTCTTCCACGCTCAGAATTGTGCCGGGACTGGA
Protein-coding sequences here:
- a CDS encoding DUF1285 domain-containing protein translates to MTSSPGTILSVEETLKAILPEGKFGADLPPVEKWNPSGEKDIGMEIRADGSWWHEGGQIKRDRLVKLFARILRKDADGRTFLVTPYEKVIVHVEDAPFIAGRMDVLGAPGRDQQLGFVTTLGDVTFAGPDCPLRVETDAETGEPAPYVLVRGRLEAKLARPVFYELAGLAEPSPDDENVLGVWSKGVFFPLGPAA